The Canis aureus isolate CA01 chromosome 24, VMU_Caureus_v.1.0, whole genome shotgun sequence genome includes a window with the following:
- the GTF3A gene encoding transcription factor IIIA, producing MRVCGVGRGLRSARAPAPSPAPWGRAPGTAAPGALEPRASVAEAVSSLTIADAFTAAGESPAPPPSALSRRFICSFPDCSANYNKAWKLDAHLCKHTGERPFVCDHEGCGKAFVRDYHLSRHILIHTGEKPFVCTASGCDQKFNTKSNLNKHFERKHENQQKQYVCTFEGCKEAFKKHQQLRIHQCQHTSEPLFKCAHEGCGKHFTSPSRLKRHGKVHEGYMCQKDKCSFVAKTWTELLKHVKETHKEDIKCEVCQKTFKRKDYLKQHMKTHAPERDVCRCPREGCSRTYTTVFNLQSHILSFHEERRPFTCEQEGCGKTFAMKQSLTRHAVVHDPDKKKLKVKRSREKRSLASRLSGYIPPKKKQEQGLSVPKNGETLNCTEDKVLSTVAILTLS from the exons ATGCGCGTCTGCGGCGTGGGGCGGGGCCTGCGATCCGCGCGCGCGCCggcgcccagccccgccccctgggGTCGCGCTCCCGGAA CGGCGGCCCCGGGCGCCCTGGAGCCGCGGGCCTCTGTCGCGGAGGCCGTGTCATCCCTGACCATCGCCGACGCCTTCACCGCGGCGGGCGagagccccgccccgccgccctccGCGCTCAGCAGGAGGTTCATCTGCTCGTTCCCCGACTGCAGCGCCAATTACAACAAGGCCTGGAAGCTAGACGCGCACCTGTGCAAGCACACGGGGGAG AGACCATTTGTTTGTGACCATGAAGGCTGTGGCAAAGCCTTTGTCAGGGACTACCATCTGAGCCGCCACATTCTGATTCACACTGGGGAAAAGCCATTTGT TTGTACAGCTAGTGGCTGCGATCAGAAATTCAACACAAAATCAAACTTGAACAAACATTTTGAACGCAAACacgaaaatcaacaaaaacaatatGTA TGCACTTTTGAAGGTTGTAAGGAGGCTTTCAAGAAACACCAGCAGCTGAGAATCCATCAGTGCCAGCACACCAGCGAGCCGCTCTTCAA GTGTGCCCATGAAGGTTGTGGGAAACACTTCACCTCACCCAGCAGGCTAAAGCGACACGGGAAGGTCCACGAGG gCTATATGTGTCAAAAAGACAAATGTTCCTTTGTGGCCAAAACATGGACAGAGCTTCTAAAACATGTGAAAGAAACCCATAAAG AGGACATAAAATGTGAAGTATGCCAGAAGACCTTTAAGCGCAAGGATTACCTTAAGCAGCACATGAAAACCCACGCCCCAGAAAGGGACGTGTGCCGGTGTCCAAGAGAAGGCTGTAGCAGAACCTACACGACCGTGTTCAATCTCCAGAGCCACATCCTCTCTTTCCACGAGGAGAGGCGCCCATTCACTTGTGAACAGGAAGGCTGTGGCAAAACATTTGCAATGAAA CAAAGTCTCACTAGGCATGCTGTCGTGCATGACCCTGACAAGAAGAAGCTCAAA GTAAAACGATCTCGTGAAAAGCGGAGTTTGGCCTCTCGTCTCAGTGGCTATATTCCTCCTAAAAAGAAGCAAGAACAAGGTTTATCTGTGCCTAAGAATGGAGAGACCCTGAACTGTACTGAAGACAAGGTGCTCTCAACAGTTGCAATCCTTACCCTCAGCTAA